From Calditrichota bacterium, one genomic window encodes:
- the hemE gene encoding uroporphyrinogen decarboxylase gives MLDTLVQTHHKPTFEIETKKFLRAARGEVLDVPPVWLMRQAGRYLPEYLAVRADNDFVKVCLTPELACEVTMQPIRRFGFDAAILFSDILIPAIPFGNGLHFDKGHGPVIDRPVRERRDVENMRNFDPREELTEVLNAVKMIRSELADDKALIGFAGAPFTLACYMIEGGKPDPFRRTKNMIYADPKTFELLLDNIAAMTVDYMRAMIEYGADAIQLFDTWGGILTDEEYRRVNLPVLQRIFSALRELDVPLTYFVLNGMHLESASNVGASVYGLDWRMNFSTARKRFGHDVALQGNLDPVLLLTDEQTIRRRTREILVEAGQRGHIFNLGHGILPDTPIQNVEILLDEIRGGKK, from the coding sequence ATGCTTGATACGCTCGTTCAAACACACCATAAACCGACTTTCGAAATCGAAACCAAGAAATTTCTGCGCGCCGCCCGCGGTGAAGTGCTGGATGTTCCACCCGTGTGGCTCATGCGTCAGGCTGGCCGCTATTTGCCGGAATATTTGGCCGTGCGTGCGGATAACGATTTTGTAAAAGTTTGCCTGACACCCGAACTCGCGTGCGAAGTAACGATGCAGCCGATTCGCCGCTTCGGTTTCGACGCCGCGATACTGTTCAGCGACATTCTCATTCCTGCCATTCCCTTCGGCAACGGACTGCATTTCGACAAAGGACACGGTCCCGTTATCGATCGTCCTGTCCGCGAGCGCCGTGACGTGGAAAACATGCGCAACTTCGATCCGCGCGAAGAGTTGACCGAAGTTTTGAACGCCGTCAAAATGATCCGCTCCGAACTTGCGGACGACAAAGCTCTGATCGGGTTCGCGGGTGCTCCGTTTACACTGGCGTGCTACATGATTGAAGGCGGAAAGCCCGATCCGTTCCGCCGCACAAAGAACATGATATATGCCGATCCGAAGACGTTTGAACTGCTGCTCGACAACATTGCCGCGATGACTGTGGACTACATGCGGGCCATGATTGAATACGGCGCGGACGCGATTCAACTGTTTGATACATGGGGCGGCATTCTGACCGATGAAGAATACCGCCGTGTCAATCTGCCCGTGCTGCAGAGAATTTTCAGTGCACTGCGGGAGCTTGACGTGCCGCTCACGTACTTTGTTCTGAACGGAATGCATCTGGAGTCCGCCTCGAACGTCGGCGCGTCCGTGTACGGTCTTGATTGGCGCATGAACTTTTCAACGGCTCGCAAACGTTTTGGTCACGACGTCGCCCTGCAAGGGAATCTCGACCCGGTACTGCTCTTGACTGACGAACAGACCATTCGCAGGCGTACGCGTGAAATCCTGGTCGAAGCCGGTCAACGCGGCCACATCTTCAACCTCGGTCACGGCATTCTGCCGGACACGCCGATCCAAAATGTGGAAATCCTCTTGGATGAAATTCGCGGAGGGAAGAAATGA
- the hemB gene encoding porphobilinogen synthase, protein MSFPTDRPRRLRRTETLRSLVRETRLDPTDFIQPLFVVPGNNIKTEISSLPGQFHWSVDRVVEMAERCHNAGVPGVILFGVPTHKDEVGCQAYADDAEVQSATRAIKKAVPDLLVITDVCLCEYTSHGHCGAIRNQEVDNDATLELLAKTALSHARAGADIVAPSDMMDGRVRAIREILDDNDYSHIPILSYAVKYASAYYGPFRVAVDSAPQFGDRRGYQMDPANAEEALREVELDLTEGADMVMVKPGIAYLDILHTIKEKYKRVTAAYQVSGEYAMIEAAAANGWIDRKRIILETLLSFKRAGADFVLTYHAAEAAEWLKEEK, encoded by the coding sequence ATGAGCTTTCCCACTGACCGGCCGCGCAGATTGCGCCGCACGGAAACGCTGCGCAGCTTAGTGCGCGAAACCCGTCTCGACCCGACTGACTTTATTCAGCCGCTGTTCGTCGTTCCCGGCAACAACATCAAAACCGAAATTTCCAGTCTGCCCGGACAGTTTCATTGGTCCGTGGACCGCGTAGTCGAAATGGCCGAGCGCTGCCACAATGCCGGCGTTCCCGGAGTCATTTTGTTCGGTGTCCCAACTCACAAAGATGAAGTCGGTTGCCAAGCGTATGCTGATGATGCCGAAGTCCAGTCAGCAACTCGCGCCATTAAGAAAGCCGTTCCCGATCTGCTTGTCATCACGGACGTTTGCTTGTGCGAATACACGAGCCACGGACATTGCGGAGCCATTCGCAACCAGGAAGTGGACAACGACGCCACGCTCGAGTTACTGGCCAAAACCGCGCTGAGTCATGCGCGCGCCGGAGCGGATATCGTCGCTCCGTCTGACATGATGGATGGCCGCGTCCGAGCAATTCGGGAAATCCTCGATGACAATGATTATTCGCACATTCCCATTCTGTCCTATGCCGTAAAATATGCTTCGGCGTACTACGGTCCGTTCCGGGTGGCGGTGGATTCCGCTCCGCAATTCGGCGACCGCCGCGGGTACCAAATGGATCCCGCCAATGCCGAAGAAGCCTTGCGCGAAGTTGAGCTTGATCTAACCGAAGGCGCGGATATGGTCATGGTCAAGCCGGGAATCGCCTATCTGGATATTCTTCATACGATCAAAGAGAAATACAAAAGAGTCACCGCCGCATATCAGGTTTCCGGCGAATATGCGATGATCGAAGCCGCCGCAGCGAACGGTTGGATCGATCGCAAACGCATCATTCTCGAAACGCTGCTGTCGTTCAAACGAGCCGGTGCCGATTTTGTTCTGACCTATCATGCGGCCGAAGCCGCTGAATGGCTCAAAGAGGAGAAATAA
- the hemC gene encoding hydroxymethylbilane synthase encodes MIIGTRGSALAKTQTNWVRKFIEEKLDAPVDVVVISTQGDRVTDRPLRELEGSGYFTKELEQALLERRVDIAVHSYKDMPSQSPQGLSLAAVSTREDVADLLIMRREAVTMPAEDFFLKPGAVVGTSAVRREAQLRALRPDLKTKDLRGNVPTRLTKLHNGEYDAILLASAGVRRLGIDMSEFRVERLEPSRFVPAPGQGALAIQMRTDDDKISLVKEAIHNETTFAATRMERRVQALFGGGCGLPLGVNASFEKGEWTLEGFWFSENTGAVRATVRGTDTDKLADELYHELNLSCQAEC; translated from the coding sequence ATGATTATCGGTACCCGCGGCAGCGCCCTCGCTAAGACCCAGACCAATTGGGTGCGCAAATTCATCGAAGAAAAGCTCGACGCCCCTGTAGATGTGGTGGTCATTAGTACTCAGGGTGACCGAGTCACAGATCGACCCCTGCGCGAACTCGAAGGCAGCGGCTATTTCACCAAGGAACTTGAACAGGCTCTGCTCGAACGCCGCGTGGACATCGCCGTACACTCCTATAAGGATATGCCGTCGCAATCACCGCAAGGCCTATCCTTGGCCGCCGTTTCCACTCGTGAAGACGTGGCTGATTTGCTGATCATGCGCCGCGAAGCGGTGACGATGCCTGCCGAAGACTTCTTCTTGAAACCCGGAGCGGTCGTTGGCACCAGCGCAGTCCGCCGCGAAGCCCAACTGCGTGCGTTGCGGCCGGATCTGAAAACCAAAGATCTACGCGGAAATGTCCCGACGCGTCTAACCAAGCTCCATAACGGTGAGTACGACGCTATTCTTCTGGCCAGCGCAGGTGTCCGCAGACTTGGGATTGATATGAGCGAATTTCGGGTCGAGCGACTTGAGCCCTCCCGGTTCGTTCCGGCTCCCGGACAAGGCGCGCTGGCGATACAGATGCGAACTGATGACGATAAAATCTCCTTAGTTAAGGAAGCCATTCATAATGAAACGACGTTTGCGGCAACCCGTATGGAACGCCGGGTACAGGCGTTGTTCGGCGGCGGATGCGGTCTGCCCTTGGGAGTGAACGCATCATTTGAGAAAGGCGAATGGACGCTCGAAGGATTCTGGTTCAGTGAGAACACCGGAGCGGTTCGCGCCACAGTGCGCGGAACAGACACCGACAAGCTCGCCGACGAACTTTACCACGAACTGAATCTGTCATGCCAGGCCGAGTGCTGA
- a CDS encoding glutamyl-tRNA reductase — protein MKLEMIGLNHSTATLALRERAAISPDALPELLERLVRHPNIEGAAILSTCNRAELYLSPTFHFDEAELRALYADMFELEPEDGNVAYVNRDSHAVKHLFRVASGLDSQMLGEIQILAQVKNAYTSALELACTSGILNKLFTQALFCGKQVRTRTAISQGAVSVAYASIEVAQRLYHKFAEKNVLLVGAGETTRLAAKYLGDAGACNWRVSNRTAAHAAELAEQIGGQITSFPPTAEDIGWADLVVSATSSPTQVVTLKECKGGLKSRRRPLLFLDLAVPRDIDPEFASEDDVYVYTVDDFQELVASNIKARQKEAVRAEELVEKEVHIFNEWYRENRIAPSIQQLQVALETIRASEVEHQAKHFRPEDMEEVDKFSRSMMKKVTSLIIANMRRAAADGDDLTLARAVTVAFAGKDKRATEEILEKLNHELSH, from the coding sequence GTGAAACTTGAAATGATTGGCTTGAACCACTCGACGGCGACACTCGCCCTGCGTGAGCGCGCCGCCATTTCGCCCGACGCGCTTCCCGAGTTGCTTGAGCGTTTAGTGCGGCATCCGAATATTGAAGGTGCGGCAATTTTGTCGACTTGCAACCGTGCCGAGCTCTATCTTTCGCCGACCTTCCACTTTGACGAAGCGGAACTGCGTGCGTTGTATGCAGACATGTTTGAACTTGAACCCGAAGACGGCAATGTCGCTTATGTTAATCGAGATTCGCACGCGGTGAAGCACCTCTTCCGCGTCGCGTCGGGACTCGATTCGCAGATGCTTGGTGAAATTCAGATCTTGGCACAAGTGAAGAATGCCTACACTTCCGCGCTGGAACTCGCTTGTACGAGCGGAATCCTGAACAAATTATTCACCCAAGCGTTGTTCTGCGGCAAACAAGTGCGCACACGCACCGCCATCTCGCAGGGCGCGGTGTCCGTCGCCTATGCGTCCATTGAAGTCGCGCAACGGCTCTATCATAAATTTGCCGAGAAAAACGTCCTGTTGGTCGGCGCAGGTGAAACAACCCGCCTCGCGGCCAAATATCTGGGTGACGCTGGCGCATGCAATTGGCGCGTGAGCAACCGCACTGCCGCGCATGCCGCTGAACTTGCCGAGCAAATCGGCGGTCAAATCACGTCTTTCCCTCCCACTGCCGAGGACATCGGATGGGCAGATTTGGTGGTATCCGCCACGTCTTCGCCGACGCAAGTTGTGACCCTGAAAGAGTGCAAGGGCGGTCTGAAATCGCGGCGCCGTCCGTTGCTGTTTCTGGATCTGGCCGTACCACGCGATATCGATCCGGAATTTGCCTCCGAAGATGACGTGTACGTCTATACAGTCGATGATTTTCAGGAGCTGGTCGCGTCAAATATCAAAGCGCGCCAAAAAGAAGCTGTACGTGCCGAAGAATTGGTCGAAAAAGAAGTTCACATCTTCAACGAATGGTACCGCGAGAACCGCATCGCACCGAGTATTCAGCAGTTGCAGGTTGCGCTTGAAACAATCCGCGCTTCCGAAGTCGAACATCAGGCGAAGCACTTCCGGCCTGAAGACATGGAAGAGGTCGACAAATTTTCGCGTTCGATGATGAAGAAAGTTACCAGTTTGATCATCGCCAACATGCGCCGCGCTGCGGCCGATGGCGATGATTTGACACTCGCCCGCGCCGTGACGGTCGCATTCGCCGGGAAAGATAAACGCGCGACCGAAGAGATTCTCGAAAAACTAAATCATGAGCTTTCCCACTGA
- the hemN gene encoding oxygen-independent coproporphyrinogen III oxidase, with protein sequence MIQTDWRDIPEEQIFSLIEELDIRGPRYTSYPTVPVWKAPLNRDAFVNTLGRLGQDEKAIAVYLHLPFCRQRCLYCGCNAHITHDDARMHRYMDALETEIRRVTSEFKFPVKHSQLHLGGGTPTYVPTKRLAQVLDLVIEKIPGAENFDRSIEVDPRVTTDEHLDLLAERGFTRISAGLQDLNADVQAAVRREYTFQEISEFIERARVRGFQSVNIDLIYGLPRQTRDTWRETVASIATLRPDRLACFGYAHLPARMKHQRAINEDVLPSSRDRLGMLLDANRIFGETGYAAIGMDHFALPDDDLSVAQSQGRLWRNFMGYTTTRGLELLGLGCSGISEFTDLFAQNIPLPEAYATVIEDGKLPLERGHELSSDDRATKQIINHLMCNLDVALPENSYALGEDFVLRMQNAMQQIGSFEARGLVTKTETGYRVTPLGQLFVRNLAMPFDRYLGEQANVVFSKTV encoded by the coding sequence ATGATTCAGACTGATTGGAGAGATATTCCTGAAGAGCAAATCTTTTCACTTATCGAAGAGCTTGACATCCGCGGTCCGCGTTACACGAGCTATCCGACCGTTCCCGTGTGGAAAGCGCCGCTTAACCGCGACGCCTTCGTCAATACGTTGGGACGGCTTGGGCAAGACGAAAAGGCTATTGCGGTTTATCTGCATCTTCCGTTTTGCCGTCAACGCTGCCTCTATTGCGGCTGTAACGCGCACATCACGCACGACGACGCGCGCATGCACCGCTACATGGACGCGCTTGAAACGGAAATTCGCCGGGTCACGAGTGAGTTTAAGTTTCCGGTAAAACACAGTCAATTGCATCTCGGCGGAGGAACTCCGACCTACGTTCCCACAAAGAGGCTCGCGCAGGTTCTCGATCTCGTGATTGAGAAAATTCCCGGTGCGGAGAATTTCGACCGCTCAATTGAAGTGGATCCGCGTGTTACCACAGACGAACACTTAGACTTGCTTGCCGAACGCGGATTCACGAGAATCTCCGCCGGACTTCAAGACTTGAACGCCGACGTTCAAGCAGCCGTTCGTCGTGAATATACATTCCAAGAGATCAGCGAGTTCATAGAACGCGCCCGCGTGCGCGGTTTTCAGAGCGTCAACATCGACTTGATTTACGGCCTGCCGCGCCAAACGCGTGACACGTGGCGCGAAACTGTCGCTTCAATCGCTACCCTGCGCCCCGACAGGCTCGCGTGTTTTGGTTATGCGCATTTGCCCGCGCGGATGAAACATCAACGTGCTATCAACGAAGACGTGCTTCCGTCTTCGCGCGATCGTTTGGGGATGCTGCTCGACGCGAACCGCATTTTCGGAGAAACGGGATATGCCGCCATCGGCATGGACCACTTTGCGCTGCCGGACGACGATCTATCCGTTGCGCAGAGTCAAGGCCGCCTGTGGAGAAACTTCATGGGCTACACTACGACGCGCGGACTCGAGTTGTTGGGTTTGGGATGCTCAGGCATCAGCGAGTTTACGGACTTGTTTGCACAAAATATTCCGCTGCCAGAAGCCTACGCGACCGTTATCGAAGACGGTAAGCTCCCGCTTGAGCGCGGTCACGAGCTCTCGTCCGACGACCGTGCTACCAAGCAGATCATCAACCATCTGATGTGCAATCTCGACGTTGCGCTGCCCGAAAATAGTTATGCGCTCGGAGAAGATTTCGTCCTGAGAATGCAAAATGCCATGCAGCAAATTGGATCGTTTGAAGCGCGGGGATTGGTAACGAAAACTGAGACCGGTTACCGTGTCACGCCGCTCGGACAACTGTTCGTTCGTAATCTTGCCATGCCCTTCGACCGCTATCTCGGCGAACAGGCCAACGTTGTTTTTTCAAAGACAGTTTGA
- the hemG gene encoding protoporphyrinogen oxidase produces the protein MLQPSDPLSPKVVIVGGGIAGLATAYLVRELGRERGANPQITILESKNMTGGATRTDHVDGFTCEWGPNGFLDNEPATLDLIERLGLKKRLVKASSHASKRYIYHHGQMHEVPLSPRQFLSSSILPVKSKLRVAMELAVPAKRDGEDETVYNFARRRLGDTFAHYMIDPMVSGIFAGNAKELSLRAVFPKMVEMETDHGGLFRAMIAKKREAKRNGKISGGPGGAAATLTTFENGMGELTDTLAAELKENIITNCEVKAVLKQGESFEVVTNGQTHSADVVILACPSYAAAEIVSELSFNAAEGLRAIPFAPVDVVAHGHKIEDVGHSLDGFGVLIPRGEDYRALGSLWCDAIFPGQAPAGTHMLRTMIGGAHDPDIVELSDRDVESLAAKEHRKLFNVKRDPVFRKLIRHPKGIAQYTRGHLDRVRETEILERQLPGLLFTGASYRGVSVNGCAKDAFRVANLLLDMWRLN, from the coding sequence ATGCTGCAACCCTCTGATCCCTTGAGTCCAAAAGTTGTTATAGTCGGCGGCGGAATCGCGGGTTTGGCAACGGCGTATTTGGTCCGCGAGTTGGGACGTGAACGCGGTGCAAATCCCCAGATCACGATTCTCGAATCGAAAAACATGACCGGCGGCGCGACGCGCACCGACCACGTCGACGGGTTTACCTGCGAATGGGGACCGAACGGTTTTCTCGACAATGAACCCGCGACGCTTGATTTGATCGAGCGGCTGGGTTTGAAAAAACGTTTGGTCAAAGCCTCGTCGCACGCGTCAAAACGCTATATTTATCATCACGGTCAAATGCACGAAGTGCCGCTCAGTCCGCGCCAATTTTTGTCGTCGAGTATTCTGCCCGTGAAATCGAAGCTGCGCGTTGCGATGGAGCTTGCCGTTCCCGCCAAGCGCGACGGTGAAGATGAAACCGTTTACAATTTCGCGAGACGCAGATTGGGCGACACCTTCGCGCACTACATGATCGACCCGATGGTCTCGGGAATCTTCGCGGGAAACGCGAAAGAGCTTTCGCTGCGTGCCGTGTTTCCCAAAATGGTGGAAATGGAAACAGACCACGGAGGACTTTTCCGCGCGATGATTGCCAAAAAACGCGAAGCCAAGCGCAACGGAAAAATCTCAGGCGGCCCCGGCGGCGCGGCCGCGACATTGACCACGTTCGAAAACGGCATGGGCGAACTTACCGACACGCTCGCGGCGGAGCTCAAAGAAAATATCATCACCAATTGTGAAGTGAAAGCCGTTCTCAAGCAAGGCGAGTCGTTTGAAGTTGTGACAAACGGGCAAACTCATTCGGCAGACGTCGTGATTCTGGCTTGTCCGTCTTATGCCGCCGCGGAAATCGTCTCGGAGTTGTCGTTTAATGCCGCCGAGGGTTTGCGGGCAATTCCTTTTGCGCCGGTGGACGTCGTGGCGCACGGCCACAAAATCGAAGACGTAGGTCACTCGCTCGACGGGTTCGGCGTTTTGATTCCGCGCGGCGAAGATTATCGCGCGCTGGGATCGCTCTGGTGCGACGCGATCTTCCCCGGACAGGCGCCTGCCGGTACGCATATGCTGCGCACGATGATCGGCGGCGCACACGATCCGGATATCGTTGAACTAAGCGACAGAGACGTTGAGTCTCTTGCGGCTAAGGAGCACCGCAAACTCTTCAACGTGAAGCGCGATCCCGTTTTCCGTAAATTGATTCGCCATCCGAAAGGCATTGCGCAGTATACGCGCGGCCATCTCGATCGCGTGCGCGAAACTGAAATACTCGAACGTCAACTTCCCGGCCTGCTGTTCACCGGCGCTTCATACCGCGGCGTCTCCGTCAACGGCTGCGCCAAAGACGCCTTCCGTGTCGCCAATCTACTGCTTGACATGTGGAGGCTGAACTAA
- a CDS encoding uroporphyrinogen-III synthase — translation MPGRVLILRDKALCAELIRELDANGVDCTFLPVTNTEFLAADVKQLFKYNWIAFTSANGVRGLFRALKTSAHVLPLNIKIAAVGKATAEVIHELFSRSADVVSEIADGTHLAQTLSKSLPAGTEILYPSPAGHDTEFTKIARQEGLHIDCLPVYKTVPVEDTVLREQLESAAGFAAAVFYAPSAVRAFGKAFPAPWNLTAIAIGPSTQKALAETGHKNISMSQDTYSLAISRAVREALELEWGHTHA, via the coding sequence ATGCCAGGCCGAGTGCTGATTCTGCGTGACAAGGCATTGTGCGCTGAACTAATCCGCGAACTTGACGCGAACGGTGTTGATTGCACATTTCTGCCCGTTACGAACACGGAGTTTCTCGCGGCTGACGTCAAACAACTGTTTAAGTACAACTGGATCGCGTTTACCAGCGCAAACGGAGTGCGGGGTTTGTTTCGCGCGCTGAAAACATCGGCTCACGTTCTTCCGCTTAACATCAAGATCGCCGCGGTCGGCAAAGCAACCGCCGAAGTTATTCACGAACTCTTCAGCCGCTCCGCCGACGTAGTGTCCGAAATCGCGGACGGAACACACCTCGCACAGACTCTTTCTAAATCGTTGCCCGCCGGAACGGAAATCCTCTATCCGTCTCCGGCCGGGCACGATACTGAGTTTACCAAGATTGCTCGTCAGGAGGGTCTTCACATCGACTGCCTTCCTGTTTATAAAACCGTTCCTGTTGAAGACACTGTCTTGCGGGAGCAGCTTGAGTCAGCCGCAGGTTTTGCCGCGGCTGTTTTTTATGCGCCGAGCGCAGTACGTGCGTTCGGCAAAGCATTTCCGGCGCCGTGGAATCTTACGGCGATTGCAATCGGCCCAAGCACGCAGAAAGCGTTGGCCGAAACCGGACACAAAAACATCTCGATGTCTCAGGACACCTATTCACTTGCTATTTCCCGGGCCGTGCGCGAAGCGTTGGAACTGGAATGGGGACACACACATGCTTGA
- a CDS encoding NHL repeat-containing protein has protein sequence MRIWRHDSTTYSAIGGCIFAASLLLSGLLLGGTALAQEAVIQETMRYPAGDQSSPQPTGLYVDWHTGDIYVADAANARIAIYDSQRRYNFEFSTRDRLSTPQQVAVDSQGRIFVLGDTRKHTLSVFDYNGDFLNYLDLPYETNGAGPMGIALDDSDQLYMLTAEPAHIYVYTTSGEAVRDFPILQEADDETQATPVMSGFAVMANEMIVTLPIIGQIARIDFDGKLIRIFGYPGGGQTELSFPVACCKTNTGEYVILDKHRHLLQYYSADGQYLREIGYPGLDEGYFFHPSSLACCLDGTLVVGQIYNNRIQSVVFRNEPVVSGGS, from the coding sequence ATGAGGATCTGGAGACACGACAGCACAACATACTCTGCCATAGGCGGCTGCATTTTCGCGGCGAGTTTGCTGTTGTCCGGACTTCTTCTTGGTGGAACCGCGTTGGCGCAAGAAGCGGTCATTCAAGAGACGATGCGCTATCCGGCGGGAGACCAGAGCAGCCCACAACCGACCGGGTTGTACGTTGATTGGCACACGGGCGACATTTACGTCGCGGATGCGGCAAACGCTCGGATCGCGATTTACGATTCGCAGCGCCGCTATAACTTTGAATTTTCGACTCGTGACCGTCTCAGCACTCCGCAGCAGGTTGCCGTGGATTCGCAGGGGCGGATTTTTGTTTTGGGAGACACACGCAAGCACACCCTTTCCGTTTTTGACTACAACGGCGACTTTTTGAACTATTTGGATTTGCCGTATGAGACAAACGGAGCCGGCCCGATGGGAATCGCATTGGACGATTCCGACCAGCTTTACATGTTGACGGCCGAACCGGCCCATATATATGTATACACGACGTCCGGCGAAGCGGTGCGCGATTTTCCGATTTTACAGGAGGCGGACGACGAGACTCAAGCGACGCCTGTGATGAGTGGTTTTGCGGTGATGGCCAACGAGATGATCGTGACTTTGCCCATCATCGGCCAGATTGCCCGGATCGATTTCGACGGTAAGTTAATTCGCATATTCGGTTATCCCGGCGGCGGCCAGACGGAATTGAGTTTTCCGGTGGCGTGCTGCAAGACAAATACGGGAGAATATGTGATTCTCGACAAGCACCGCCACTTGCTGCAGTATTACAGTGCGGACGGTCAATACTTGCGCGAGATCGGCTACCCCGGACTTGATGAAGGGTATTTCTTTCACCCCTCGAGCTTAGCTTGCTGTTTGGACGGCACACTTGTCGTCGGCCAAATCTACAACAATCGGATACAGTCGGTTGTGTTCAGGAACGAGCCTGTCGTAAGCGGCGGGTCATGA
- the hemH gene encoding ferrochelatase: MKEALLIINMGGPARRNDVEPYLREIFSDPAIIDLPAVIRKPLASLIAMKRKEEVADRYESLGGYSPLFDWTEALRQNILRELAIRGEDMEVAWAFRYMNPTIEEAMTALAEKGVSKINVLPLFPHYTHTMTGSVMKVVEHAAQKLQIEFEYLEDWGQEESVLDLWEEYLNSALEEAGPGARVMFVAHGIPKIYVNRGDDYPDRVRASAEKLAERLPNGTEWIVAFQSKVGPVEWTKPYMEDALEEWAKSDAPIVMMPLSFVADCLETLYDLDDVAKNLVNERGVKKYVRVRVFNDDPKFAGALMNVWREKNHAATL; this comes from the coding sequence GTGAAAGAAGCCCTCCTCATTATTAATATGGGCGGTCCAGCCCGCCGCAATGACGTCGAACCTTACTTGCGCGAAATCTTCAGCGATCCCGCGATCATCGACTTGCCCGCCGTGATCCGAAAACCACTCGCGAGTCTGATTGCGATGAAACGCAAAGAGGAAGTCGCGGATCGATACGAATCGCTGGGCGGATACAGCCCCCTGTTTGATTGGACCGAAGCGCTCAGGCAAAACATTCTTCGCGAGCTCGCCATCCGCGGCGAAGATATGGAAGTCGCTTGGGCGTTTCGGTACATGAATCCGACGATCGAAGAGGCCATGACCGCGCTGGCTGAAAAGGGAGTGAGCAAAATCAACGTGCTGCCGTTGTTCCCGCACTACACGCATACGATGACGGGTTCGGTCATGAAAGTCGTCGAACACGCCGCGCAGAAACTGCAAATCGAATTCGAGTATCTTGAAGATTGGGGACAAGAAGAGAGCGTCCTTGACCTGTGGGAAGAGTATTTGAACTCCGCGCTTGAAGAAGCCGGACCCGGTGCGCGTGTAATGTTTGTCGCGCACGGCATCCCGAAAATCTACGTCAATCGCGGCGACGACTATCCGGACCGCGTGCGCGCGTCGGCGGAAAAACTTGCTGAGCGGCTGCCGAACGGGACGGAGTGGATCGTCGCGTTTCAAAGCAAAGTCGGTCCGGTCGAGTGGACCAAACCTTATATGGAAGACGCATTGGAAGAATGGGCGAAAAGCGATGCGCCGATCGTCATGATGCCGCTGAGTTTCGTCGCTGACTGTTTGGAAACACTCTATGATTTGGATGACGTCGCGAAGAATCTCGTCAACGAACGCGGCGTCAAGAAATACGTGCGCGTGCGGGTTTTTAACGACGATCCGAAATTCGCCGGCGCGCTCATGAATGTGTGGCGGGAGAAGAATCATGCTGCAACCCTCTGA